From Fluviispira vulneris, a single genomic window includes:
- a CDS encoding FAD-binding and (Fe-S)-binding domain-containing protein — protein MLENTFVAKNSHLPNLFLKEINSILPKNRIHNDPLYCNAYAHDASHYVLIPKLVLVVDTENEVQKILSLCRKFQVPLTFRAAGSSLSGQAITDSVLLVLSWKWRKHTIFNDGKEISLQPGVIGKDANLYLAKYNRKIGPDPSSIDFAKIGGIAANNASGMCCGVKNNSYNTMKTIRIILNDGTVLDTGDPESIKIFRETHKKLLSELLRIQSSIKRNDNLVNKIRAKYSIKNTVGYAINSFLDFTDPIDILSHLMIGSEGTLGFISEITYTTIHEEKYKKASLCFFKNIRYAMEAVLRIKDCETSAVEFMDNVSLNCTIEHLGEFMPKEFDPSATSALIIEIRSDSERDLSRKLLELNEIILNSSGSMGMTEFYADEKYKKILKIRKEILPIVQGNRSANAMALLEDIAFPIEKLPIAIDELKDLFIQHNYEKTCLFGHAKDGNLHFIMELDFASKESIKNYELFMENLAKLVVEKHNGSLKAEHGTGRNIAPFVAMEWGEEANAIMFALKNIIDPEFILNPDVILSSDKKIHLKNLKTMQEVNNAFDKCTECGACERICPSYGLSLTPRQRIVSLRTMHEFKVNMQYKILKTMQKKFKYHGSDTCAASGMCAVVCPVGIDTGKVIKNWRAEQQNIFKYIFWSSLAQFHAITNFIAKYSLKLIGKID, from the coding sequence ATGCTCGAAAATACATTTGTAGCCAAAAACTCTCATTTACCGAATTTATTTTTGAAAGAAATAAATTCCATCCTACCCAAAAATAGAATTCATAATGATCCTCTCTATTGTAATGCGTATGCTCACGATGCAAGTCACTATGTCCTTATTCCAAAACTTGTTCTTGTTGTTGACACTGAAAATGAAGTACAAAAAATATTATCACTTTGTAGAAAATTTCAGGTCCCCCTAACTTTCCGTGCTGCTGGGTCATCCCTATCAGGTCAAGCCATCACCGACTCCGTTCTTCTCGTTCTCAGTTGGAAATGGCGAAAGCATACTATCTTTAATGACGGTAAAGAAATTTCTTTACAACCCGGTGTCATCGGTAAGGATGCCAATCTCTACCTTGCAAAATACAATCGGAAAATCGGCCCCGATCCCTCCTCTATCGATTTTGCTAAAATAGGAGGAATTGCTGCAAACAATGCCAGCGGTATGTGCTGTGGAGTAAAAAATAACAGCTATAATACGATGAAGACCATCCGAATAATTTTAAATGATGGGACTGTATTGGACACAGGAGATCCAGAATCAATAAAAATTTTTAGAGAAACTCACAAGAAATTATTATCTGAACTCCTTAGAATACAATCTTCCATAAAACGCAATGACAATTTAGTAAATAAAATTCGTGCAAAATACTCGATAAAAAATACTGTTGGTTATGCTATAAATTCATTTCTTGATTTCACTGACCCAATCGATATATTATCACATCTTATGATTGGCTCAGAAGGAACATTAGGATTTATTTCCGAAATAACATACACAACAATTCATGAAGAAAAATATAAAAAAGCATCCCTCTGCTTTTTTAAAAATATCCGCTATGCCATGGAAGCTGTGTTACGTATAAAAGATTGTGAGACCTCGGCAGTGGAATTTATGGATAATGTTTCGTTAAATTGCACAATAGAGCATCTTGGAGAATTTATGCCAAAGGAGTTTGATCCCTCGGCAACGAGCGCTCTTATCATTGAAATTCGTTCCGATTCCGAGCGTGATTTAAGCAGAAAACTTTTAGAACTAAACGAAATTATTTTAAACAGTTCTGGCTCTATGGGAATGACAGAATTTTATGCAGATGAAAAATATAAAAAAATTCTCAAAATTCGTAAAGAAATATTACCTATTGTCCAAGGTAACAGAAGTGCAAATGCAATGGCATTGCTAGAAGATATAGCTTTTCCAATTGAAAAACTGCCTATAGCCATTGATGAGCTCAAAGACCTTTTTATTCAACATAATTATGAAAAGACCTGTTTGTTTGGGCATGCGAAAGATGGAAATTTGCATTTTATTATGGAACTTGATTTTGCGAGTAAAGAAAGTATAAAAAATTATGAATTATTTATGGAAAATTTAGCCAAACTGGTTGTCGAGAAACACAATGGCTCTCTAAAAGCAGAGCATGGGACAGGCAGAAATATTGCCCCCTTTGTCGCAATGGAATGGGGTGAAGAGGCAAATGCTATTATGTTTGCTTTAAAAAATATAATTGATCCTGAATTTATATTAAATCCCGATGTCATTCTATCAAGTGATAAAAAAATTCATTTAAAAAATTTAAAAACCATGCAAGAAGTAAACAATGCTTTCGACAAATGCACAGAATGTGGAGCCTGTGAAAGAATCTGTCCGTCCTATGGATTAAGCTTAACTCCACGTCAAAGAATAGTTTCTTTACGCACGATGCACGAATTTAAAGTAAATATGCAATATAAAATTCTTAAAACAATGCAAAAGAAATTTAAGTACCATGGTTCGGACACTTGTGCTGCAAGCGGAATGTGTGCAGTGGTTTGTCCTGTTGGGATCGATACAGGAAAAGTGATTAAAAACTGGCGTGCAGAACAGCAAAATATTTTCAAGTATATTTTCTGGAGTTCACTTGCTCAATTCCACGCTATTACAAATTTTATTGCAAAATATTCATTGAAATTAATAGGTAAAATCGATTAA
- a CDS encoding (Fe-S)-binding protein yields the protein MSDKKVYIFPSCASKLFDNNQKSTMIYKLESILRKLNYEVIFLSLTNECCGLMYDSMGQKKVAEKKLKSIIQKIKDLIGNSKAPILVENSSCVLEFLAYKNLVEELPNFKESIAFIHDELKNYPLKKQEKTAMLHINCSVTKLKKGDEVVSLAKRCVSDIIIPNDILCCGFAGSKGFIHPELNINALKNLQEQIPENCHIGYTCLETCTLGFSKHSGIPYSSIYHLIDECM from the coding sequence ATGAGTGATAAAAAAGTTTATATTTTCCCTTCGTGCGCAAGTAAATTATTTGATAACAATCAAAAATCAACAATGATTTACAAACTCGAGTCCATATTGCGTAAACTCAATTATGAAGTTATATTTTTAAGTCTTACCAATGAATGCTGTGGTCTTATGTATGATAGCATGGGGCAAAAGAAAGTTGCTGAAAAAAAATTAAAAAGCATTATCCAAAAAATAAAAGATCTAATAGGCAACAGCAAAGCACCTATTTTAGTAGAAAATTCCAGCTGTGTACTTGAATTTTTAGCGTATAAAAATCTTGTAGAAGAATTACCAAACTTTAAGGAATCAATTGCATTTATTCACGATGAACTAAAGAATTACCCTCTTAAAAAGCAAGAAAAAACAGCCATGCTCCATATTAACTGCAGTGTAACAAAATTAAAAAAAGGAGATGAAGTTGTTTCATTAGCTAAACGCTGTGTATCTGATATTATTATTCCAAATGATATTTTATGCTGTGGATTTGCTGGCAGTAAGGGCTTTATTCATCCAGAACTCAATATAAATGCTCTTAAGAATCTACAGGAACAGATTCCAGAAAATTGTCATATAGGTTACACATGCCTCGAGACTTGCACTCTTGGATTTTCAAAACACAGTGGAATTCCCTATTCCTCCATTTATCATTTAATCGATGAGTGTATGTGA
- a CDS encoding chemotaxis protein CheB translates to MRIELDFDEVQYLLSLTYDLTGMHSNSPQIRDYILNNVSQLICRANVANLKEYLTLIHNCKAEYHKFLSAITVHTTGWFRESEHFSILIDEVKKLIQTHNRKIIRVLSIPCSTGEEVYSVALILNSICESMENIDFIIYGFDIDSYSIKKCKNAIYLKSELSNIPYQFHSEILLGENETKDYFALSKKIRSRCTFFEGDIRNCSFLPETENLNPSDNQNNIFDIILCRNLFIYFDQIASENIVTKFKSLMHGNSLIFLGHSEKIDENKLNLMHIGNSIYKLNIDKNTINIEDKNECIAIYSCAEQQKIKQFSDRIQKEFKNFILINNLQDLKNQQVLKKIKILIIDSEYKTQELINYLFQFTKDNKKIFVLESILYPNSKLRQSLSAFHESQIFKDFHDWRDFEAQSSKIILYLKNLFLSLEETIIDSSEKNLLTVKNQKIRKYLDTFSPQFIAIGASTGGTIALAELLKNFPQNFPPILIVQHLPHIFAPEFIEKLQQVTGLKYISPKKRPELQRGHFYLADGDNHIVVKKYGEKLQVEPDLSPAKKELRPCIDILFDSLARTNAKGIGILLTGMGDDGAQGLLKLMKNGCMTMTQDEASSVIYGMPKEAVMLGASCFSGNLYEIRHILNSLKVK, encoded by the coding sequence ATGAGAATTGAGCTAGACTTCGATGAAGTGCAATATTTATTAAGTCTAACTTATGATCTTACGGGCATGCATTCTAATTCACCACAAATTCGCGATTATATATTAAATAATGTGAGTCAACTTATCTGTCGTGCAAATGTTGCAAATTTAAAAGAATACTTAACTCTCATTCATAATTGTAAAGCGGAGTATCATAAATTCTTGTCCGCTATTACAGTGCACACTACAGGCTGGTTCAGAGAATCTGAGCATTTCTCAATTCTGATCGATGAAGTCAAAAAATTAATTCAAACGCACAATCGAAAAATAATTCGGGTCTTATCTATCCCTTGCTCAACGGGTGAAGAAGTTTATTCTGTTGCCTTAATACTAAACTCAATCTGTGAAAGCATGGAAAACATAGATTTTATCATATACGGCTTTGATATCGATTCCTATTCCATTAAAAAATGCAAAAATGCCATTTATCTAAAGTCCGAGTTAAGCAATATCCCATACCAGTTTCACTCAGAAATTTTGCTCGGAGAAAATGAAACAAAAGATTACTTTGCACTCAGTAAAAAAATTCGCTCACGTTGCACCTTTTTTGAAGGTGACATCAGAAATTGCAGTTTTCTACCCGAAACGGAAAACTTAAATCCTTCTGATAATCAGAATAATATTTTTGATATAATTCTATGCAGAAATTTATTTATTTATTTTGATCAAATCGCTTCAGAAAATATAGTCACAAAATTTAAAAGCTTAATGCACGGAAACAGTCTTATATTCCTTGGCCACAGTGAAAAAATAGATGAGAATAAATTAAATCTAATGCATATTGGAAATTCGATTTATAAATTAAATATAGATAAAAACACAATAAATATAGAAGATAAAAATGAATGTATAGCAATTTATTCTTGTGCTGAACAACAGAAAATTAAACAATTTTCAGATCGGATTCAAAAAGAGTTCAAAAATTTTATCTTAATAAATAATTTACAAGATCTAAAAAATCAGCAAGTTTTAAAAAAAATAAAGATATTAATAATTGACAGTGAATACAAAACACAGGAATTGATAAACTACCTATTTCAATTTACGAAAGATAATAAAAAAATTTTTGTTCTAGAATCTATTTTATACCCGAATTCTAAATTAAGGCAAAGCTTAAGCGCTTTTCACGAAAGCCAAATTTTTAAAGATTTTCACGATTGGAGAGATTTCGAAGCTCAGTCATCTAAAATCATTCTTTATTTAAAGAATTTATTTTTATCTTTGGAAGAAACAATCATTGATTCTAGCGAAAAAAATTTATTGACAGTAAAAAATCAAAAAATTCGCAAATACTTAGATACATTTTCTCCTCAATTTATTGCCATAGGCGCAAGTACAGGTGGAACAATAGCACTTGCCGAGTTATTAAAAAATTTTCCACAGAATTTCCCTCCTATACTGATTGTTCAACATTTACCACACATATTTGCCCCTGAATTTATCGAAAAGCTTCAGCAAGTCACAGGATTAAAATATATCTCACCCAAAAAAAGGCCGGAATTACAGCGTGGACATTTTTATCTTGCCGATGGTGACAACCATATCGTGGTCAAAAAATATGGAGAGAAATTACAAGTTGAACCTGATTTGTCACCTGCAAAAAAAGAATTACGACCTTGCATCGATATTTTATTCGATTCACTTGCACGAACAAATGCAAAAGGTATTGGCATACTTCTAACAGGGATGGGGGATGATGGTGCGCAAGGGCTGCTTAAATTAATGAAAAACGGCTGCATGACAATGACACAAGATGAAGCGTCTTCAGTCATTTATGGCATGCCAAAAGAAGCTGTAATGCTAGGAGCGAGTTGCTTCAGTGGAAATTTATATGAGATTCGTCATATTCTTAATAGTCTTAAGGTAAAATGA